The Corvus moneduloides isolate bCorMon1 chromosome 28, bCorMon1.pri, whole genome shotgun sequence genome contains a region encoding:
- the DAPK3 gene encoding death-associated protein kinase 3, which translates to MSTFRQESVEDFYEMGEELGSGQFAIVRKCRERKTGLEYAAKFIKKRRLSSSRRGVSREEIEREVDILREIQHPNIITLHDIFENKTDVVLILELVSGGELFDFLAEKESLTEEEATQFLKQILDGVHYLHSKRIAHFDLKPENIMLLDKNVPNPRIKLIDFGIAHKIEAGNEFKNIFGTPEFVAPEIVNYEPLGLEADMWSIGVITYILLSGASPFLGETKQETLTNISAVNYDFDEEYFSNTSELAKDFIRRLLVKDPKKRMTIAQSLEHPWIKVIKRRNVRNEDSCKKPERRRLKTTRLKEYTIKSHSSMPPNNTYINFERFSKVMEEVAAAEESLRELERNKKSFQEDIEALLSIYEEKESWYKEENDSISQDLRQIRQELQKTEALKKQAQEETKSVVQAANGLKRRYRKLENHYEALAKQVASEMKFVQELVWSIEREKLQSSEGDGSIR; encoded by the exons ATGTCCACCTTCCGCCAGGAGAGCGTGGAGGACTTCTATGAGATGGGGGAAGAGCTGGGCAG CGGCCAGTTCGCCATCGTCCGGAAGTGCCGCGAGAGGAAAACGGGCCTGGAATACGCGGCCAAGTTCATCAAGAAGCGGCGGCTGTCGTCCAGCCGCAGGGGCGTGAGCCGCGAGGAGATCGAGCGCGAGGTGGACATCCTGCGCGAGATCCAGCACCCCAACATCATCACCCTGCACGACATCTTCGAGAACAAGACGGACGTGGtgctcatcctggagctggTGTCCGGAGGGGAGCTCTTCGATTTCCTGGCGGAGAAGGAATCCCTGACGGAGGAGGAGGCCACGCAGTTCCTCAAGCAGATCCTGGACGGGGTGCACTACCTGCACTCCAAGCGCATCGCCCACTTCGACTTGAAG CCAGAGAACATCATGCTCCTGGACAAGAACGTGCCAAACCCTCGCATCAAACTCATCGACTTCGGGATTGCCCACAAGATCGAGGCTGGGAATGAGTTCAAGAATATCTTTGGGACCCCGGAGTTTGTGG CCCCGGAAATCGTGAACTACGAACCCCTGGGGCTGGAGGCCGACATGTG gAGCATCGGGGTCATCACCTACATCCT GCTGAGCGGAGCCTCCCCGTTCCTGGGGGAGACAAAGCAGGAGACACTGACCAACATCTCTGCTGTCAACTACGACTTCGACGAGGAGTATTTCAGCAACACCAGCGAGCTGGCCAAGGACTTCATCCGCCGCCTGCTCGTCAAGGACCCCAA GAAGCGAATGACCATCGCCCAGAGCCTGGAGCACCCTTGGATTAAG GTGATCAAGAGGAGGAACGTCCGCAACGAGGACAGCTGCAAGAAGCCCGAGCGGCGCCGGCTGAAGACCACGCGCCTGAAGGAGTACACCATCAAATCCCACTCCAGCATGCCCCCCAACAACACCTACATCAACTTCGAGCGCTTCTCCAAGGTCATGGAGGAGGTGGCTGCGGCCGAGGAGAGCCTCcgagagctggagaggaacaaGAAGTCCTTCCAGGAGGACATCGAGGCGCTGCTGTCCATCTACGAGGAGAAGGAGTCGTGGTACAAAGAGGAGAACGACAGCATCAGTCAGGACCTGCGGCAGATCcggcaggagctgcagaagacGGAGGCGCTGAAGAAGCAGGCGCAGGAGGAGACCAAGAGCGTGGTGCAGGCGGCCAATGGGCTCAAGCGGCGCTACCGCAAGCTGGAGAATCACTACGAGGCCCTGGCCAAGCAGGTGGCCTCGGAGATGAAGTTTGTGCAGGAGCTGGTGTGGTCCATCGAGcgggagaagctgcagagcagcgagGGCGACGGCAGCATCCGCTAA
- the EEF2 gene encoding elongation factor 2 encodes MVNFTVDQIRAIMDKKANIRNMSVIAHVDHGKSTLTDSLVCKAGIIASARAGETRFTDTRKDEQERCITIKSTAISLFYELSENDLAFIKQSKDGSGFLINLIDSPGHVDFSSEVTAALRVTDGALVVVDCVSGVCVQTETVLRQAIAERIKPVLMMNKMDRALLELQLEPEELYQTFQRIVENVNVIISTYGEGESGPMGNIMIDPVLGTVGFGSGLHGWAFTLKQFAEMYVAKFAAKGDAQLSPAERAKKVEDMMKKLWGDRYFDPATGKFSKSATSPDGKKLPRTFCQLILDPIFKVFDAIMNFKKEEAAKLIEKLDIKLDSEDKDKEGKPLLKAVMRRWLPAGDALLQMITIHLPSPVTAQKYRCELLYEGPPDDEAAIGIKNCDPKGPLMMYISKMVPTSDKGRFYAFGRVFSGLVSTGLKVRIMGPNYTPGKKEDLYLKPIQRTILMMGRYVEPIEDVPCGNIVGLVGVDQFLVKTGTITTFEHAHNMRVMKFSVSPVVRVAVEAKNPADLPKLVEGLKRLAKSDPMVQCIIEESGEHIIAGAGELHLEICLKDLEEDHACIPIKKSDPVVSYRETVSEESNVMCLSKSPNKHNRLYMKARPFPDGLAEDIDKGEVSARQELKQRARYLAEKYEWDVTEARKIWCFGPDGTGPNILTDITKGVQYLNEIKDSVVAGFQWATKEGVLCEENMRAVRFDVHDVTLHADAIHRGGGQIIPTARRCLYACVLTAQPRLMEPIYLVEIQCPEQVVGGIYGVLNRKRGHVFEETQVAGTPMFVVKAYLPVNESFGFTADLRSNTGGQAFPQCVFDHWQILPGDPFDSASRPCQVVAETRKRKGLKEGIPALDNFLDKL; translated from the exons ATG GTGAACTTCACAGTAGACCAGATACGGGCCATCATGGACAAAAAGGCCAACATCAGGAACATGTCCGTGATCGCCCACGTGGACCACGGCAAATCCACGCTGACGGACTCCCTGGTGTGCAAGGCCGGCATCATTGCCTCGGCACGCGCCGGGGAGACCCGGTTCACCGACACCCGCAAGGACGAGCAGGAACGGTGCATCACCATCAAATCCAC AgctatttctctgttttatgaACTCTCTGAGAACGACTTGGCCTTCATCAAGCAGAGCAAGGATGGTTCTGGTTTCTTGATCAACCTCATTGACTCCCCTGGGCATGTGGACTTCTCCTCAGAGGTCACTGCAGCTCTGCGGGTCACTGACGGTGCCCTGGTCGTTGTGGACTGTGTCTCTG GTGTGTGCGTGCAGACAGAGACTGTGCTGCGTCAGGCCATCGCCGAGAGGATCAAGCCCGTGCTGATGATGAACAAGATGGACCGggcgctgctggagctgcagctggagccagaaGAGCTGTACCAGACCTTCCAGCGCATCGTGGAGAACGTCAACGTCATCATCTCCACCTACGGAGAGGGAGAAAGCGGCCCCATGGGCAACATCATG ATTGACCCGGTGCTCGGGACCGTGGGCTTCGGCTCGGGCCTGCACGGCTGGGCCTTCACCCTGAAGCAGTTTGCTGAGATGTACGTGGCAAAGTTTGCTGCCAAGGGAGatgcccagctcagcccagccgAGCGTGCCAAGAAAGTTGAGGACATGATGAAGAAGCTGTGGGGAGACAG aTACTTTGACCCTGCTACCGGCAAGTTCAGCAAATCTGCCACCAGCCCTGATGGAAAGAAACTGCCCAGGACCTTCTGCCAGCTCATCCTTGACCCCATCTTCAAG GTTTTCGATGCAATCATGAACTTCAAGAAGGAAGAGGCGGCTAAACTGATTGAGAAACTGGACATCAAGCTGGACAGTGAGGACAAGGACAAGGAGGGCAAACCCCTGCTGAAG gccGTGATGAGGCGgtggctgccagctggagaTGCCCTGCTGCAGATGATCACCATCCACCTGCCTTCCCCCGTCACAGCCCAGAAGTATCGCTGCGAGCTGCTCTACGAGGGCCCCCCTGACGATGAGGCTGCCATAG gCATTAAGAACTGTGACCCCAAAGGCCCCCTGATGATGTACATCTCCAAAATGGTGCCAACCTCCGACAAAGGACGTTTCTACGCTTTCGGCCGTGTCTTCTCTGGTCTCGTCTCAACTGGCTTGAAAGTCAGAATCATGGGACCAAACTACACACCTGGCAAGAAGGAGGATCTGTACCTGAAGCCAATTCAAAG GACCATTCTCATGATGGGCCGCTACGTGGAGCCCATCGAGGACGTGCCTTGTGGAAACATCGTGGGGCTGGTCGGCGTGGACCAGTTCCTTGTGAAGACTGGAACCATCACCACCTTCGAGCACGCCCACAACATGAGAGTCATGAAGTTCAGCGTCAGCCCCGTGGTGCGCGTGGCCGTGGAGGCCAAGAACCCGGCCGACCTGCCCAAGCTGGTGGAGGGGCTGAAGCGCCTGGCCAAGTCTGACCCCATGGTGCAG TGCATCATTGAGGAGTCTGGGGAGCACATCATCGCTGGCGCCGGGGAGCTGCACCTGGAGATCTGCCTCAAGGACCTGGAGGAGGACCACGCCTGCATCCCCATTAAG AAATCGGATCCTGTGGTGTCCTACCGCGAGACGGTCAGCGAGGAGTCCAACGTGATGTGCCTTTCCAAGTCCCCCAACAAACACAACCGGCTGTACATGAAGGCCCGGCCCTTCCCCGATGGCCTGGCTGAGGACATCGACAAGGGCGAGGTGTCGGCCCGGCAGGAGCTGAAGCAGCGGGCGCGGTACCTGGCCGAGAAGTACGAGTGGGACGTCACCGAGGCCAGGAAAATCTGGTGCTTCGGGCCCGACGGCACCGGCCCCAACATCCTCACCGACATCACCAAGGGAGTGCAGTACCTCAACGAGATCAAGGACAGCGTGGTGGCCGGCTTCCAGTGGGCCACCAAGGAG GGGGTGCTGTGTGAGGAGAACATGCGCGCCGTGCGCTTCGACGTGCACGACGTGACCCTGCACGCCGACGCCATCCACCGCGGCGGCGGCCAGATCATCCCCACGGCCCGGCGCTGCCTCTACGCCTGCGTGCTCACTGCCCAGCCTCGCCTCATGGAGCCCATCTACCTGGTGGAGATCCAG TGCCCGGAGCAGGTGGTCGGAGGCATCTACGGGGTGCTCAACAGGAAGCGTGGCCACGTGTTTGAGGAGACCCAGGTGGCTGGGACCCCCATGTTCGTAGTCAAGGCCTACCTGCCTGTCAATGAGTCCTTCG GTTTCACAGCAGATTTGAGGTCCAACACGGGGGGCCAGGCTTTCCCCCAGTGCGTCTTCGACCACTGGCAGATCCTGCCCGGGGACCCCTTCGACAGCGCCAGCCGACCCTGCCAGGTGGTGGCCGAGACCCGCAAACGCAAAGGGCTGAaggaaggcatccctgccctcGACAACTTCCTGGATAAACTCTAA